The following proteins are co-located in the Phaeodactylum tricornutum CCAP 1055/1 chromosome 2, whole genome shotgun sequence genome:
- a CDS encoding predicted protein produces the protein QPNFPQVSALQATGGKSEYRRVRCPPHRYTPLREHWEQILTPLVEYLKLQVRFNTKSRSVEMKTSPHTVDTGALQKGADFVSAFMMGFEVQDAVALLRLDDLFVESFQVTDVKLLRGDHLSRAIGRIAGQDGKTRFAIENATRTRIVVADQRVHLLGSYANLRVARNAICDLILGAPPGKVYNSMRNVAKRMSERY, from the exons CAACCGAATTTTCCACAAGTGTCGGCACTACAAGCGACGGGGGGAAAGTCCGAATACCGACGGGTCCGTTGTCCGCCGCATAGGTATACTCCCCTACGTGAACACTGGGAACAAATTTTGACGCCCCTCGTGGAATATCTGAAATTACAG GTTCGCTTCAATACCAAATCGCGATCTGTCGAAATGAAAACGTCCCCGCACACCGTGGACACGGGAGCTCTGCAAAAGGGTGCCGACTTTGTGTCGGCATTTATGATGGGTTTCGAAGTCCAGGACGCCGTCGCACTGTTGCGTCTTGACGACCTGTTTGTGGAAAGTTTCCAGGTCACGGACGTGAAACTGCTCCGGGGTGACCACCTATCCCGTGCCATTGGTCGGATTGCCGGTCAGGACGGTAAGACCCGCTTCGCGATCGAGAACGCTACCCGCAcccgtatcgtcgtcgctgaCCAACGAGTGCATCTGCTGGGATCATACGCTAATCTACGAGTAGCACGGAACGCTATTTGCGATCTGATTTTGGGAGCGCCACCCGGGAAAGTTTACAATTCGATGCGCAACGTGGCCAAGCGTATGAGCGAGCGGTATTAA
- a CDS encoding predicted protein codes for MSKDTDRERRSGLLVLLTVPVAWGTFEPAVRYLYTIDPPIPGFVFSTCYYLVASSSLYLACFLSQTKKSDGNKSLEVSQPWPIQGGLELGSYLFVGNALQVIGLQTVPSDRAAFLLQLTTIFVPLLDATLARNLYAIPGRTWMACWIALAGVATMGLDRSNTSNSFQNLEPSLGILNDVLSQLSGGDAFIVAAAIAYTFHCLRLESYAQSTSAVQLAASKATTETVLSAASVAGLIWYSSSTGYDKLSVEELKTHSDHLNSLASFARQTGQEIVNFLSSVENGIASGSVSFATLRPALLATLWIGLVTVAYTIYAQSYGQSRIRPVTANLIYTIQPICTALFAWFLLGESLGPAGYAGGALIGAAVLLVA; via the coding sequence ATGTCAAAAGATACAGATCGAGAACGCCGATCTGGCTTACTGGTTCTACTGACGGTTCCCGTCGCCTGGGGGACGTTTGAACCCGCCGTACGCTACCTCTACACTATCGATCCGCCTATTCCCGGCTTTGTTTTCTCGACGTGTTATTATCTTGTAGCGTCCAGCTCACTGTACTTAGCTTGCTTTTTATcacaaacaaagaaatcggACGGGAACAAATCATTGGAGGTATCACAGCCATGGCCTATACAAGGCGGCTTGGAACTCGGTTCGTATCTTTTTGTTGGCAACGCCTTGCAGGTCATCGGGCTGCAAACGGTCCCCTCCGACCGAGCCGCATTCTTGCTACAGCTGACGACCATATTTGTTCCTCTCCTGGACGCAACCTTAGCGAGAAATCTCTACGCCATCCCTGGCCGCACGTGGATGGCTTGCTGGATCGCCTTGGCAGGGGTTGCTACCATGGGCTTAGATAGGAGTAACACCTCCAACTCTTTCCAAAATCTGGAGCCTTCCCTCGGTATTCTGAACGATGTATTATCCCAACTTTCTGGCGGCGACGCATTCATCGTTGCCGCAGCCATTGCTTACACATTCCATTGTCTCCGACTAGAAAGTTACGCACAGTCAACTTCGGCAGTCCAGTTGGCGGCCAGCAAAGCCACAACGGAAACCGTGCTGAGTGCGGCTTCGGTTGCTGGTTTAATCTGGTATAGCAGCAGTACCGGGTATGATAAGCTTTCCGTCGAGGAACTTAAGACCCACAGCGACCACCTGAACAGCTTGGCAAGCTTTGCAAGGCAAacaggacaagaaattgtcAACTTTCTCTCTTCTGTGGAAAATGGAATAGCTTCCGGTTCCGTTTCCTTCGCCACACTGCGACCAGCTTTGCTAGCCACATTGTGGATCGGTCTCGTGACGGTGGCATATACCATTTATGCCCAATCATACGGGCAAAGTCGAATTCGTCCCGTCACGGCAAATCTGATTTACACCATTCAACCAATCTGTAcagctctttttgcttggtTTCTGCTGGGTGAAAGTCTTGGACCTGCCGGCTATGCTGGGGGCGCTTTGATTGGAGCGGCAGTGCTTTTGGTAGCTTAG
- a CDS encoding predicted protein, which yields MTKENAANASLFFHTNGSVKAPTLFMLGSLPLFWCGGWSWAVTCVFGGLLVALCNAVEDIKATEKQAIRHNIISAHEIYQEIVVIERQLHKAQTAAANPETVAEVEAYARMILETGLAALAKKYGKEVHEKTPKEERNARGLECQTASYVALRMFPNDTAFVAAAVSLLALVAKNERVRERIVQEADEYGLNVPLVCAQRALQRAQDDPTPNQKSEQQSAELQRKNCLLLGALADGDATIASLIVQEGGIEIIMNAAQWYRYHEEVANWALWAIFILCYEYPPTKVVVVEQNGVALILQSMRNNPVKDVFRHGIAILFDLMREPTHANDKAAPQEKVSSVPKLDIWKIRQSALASGLHEIIVRAMCENKDAVDIFMMSQEILVGTNYLGPIPKFERKT from the coding sequence ATGACGAAGGAAAACGCCGCAAATGCCAGTCTTTTCTTCCATACCAATGGATCGGTCAAGGCGCCAACGTTGTTTATGCTGGGTAGCCTTCCGCTTTTCTGGTGCGGCGGTTGGTCCTGGGCCGTGACGTGCGTGTTCGGAGGACTCCTCGTTGCCCTTTGCAATGCCGTAGAAGACATCAAGGCCACGGAAAAGCAAGCTATCCGTCATAATATTATTTCTGCGCACGAAATCTACCAAGAAATAGTGGTGATTGAACGACAACTGCACAAAGCGCAAACGGCAGCCGCAAATCCAGAAACCGTCGCCGAGGTAGAGGCGTATGCTCGAATGATCTTGGAGACGGGTCTCGCCGCGCTCGCCAAAAAGTACGGGAAGGAAGTGCACGAAAAGACTCCCAAAGAGGAACGAAATGCCCGAGGTCTGGAATGTCAAACGGCTTCCTACGTTGCTTTGCGCATGTTTCCTAACGACACGGCATTCGTCGCGGCGGCCGTGTCCTTGCTCGCCCTGGTAGCCAAAAATGAACGCGTACGGGAACGTATCGTGCAAGAAGCCGATGAGTACGGTCTTAACGTACCTTTGGTGTGCGCACAACGTGCCTTGCAACGAGCACAGGACGACCCGACACCAAACCAGAAAAGCGAGCAACAGTCGGCTGAACTCCAGCGCAAGAACTGTCTGTTGCTGGGCGCCTTGGCGGATGGCGACGCCACTATTGCGTCGTTGATTGTTCAAGAGGGTGGTATCGAGATTATCATGAATGCCGCGCAGTGGTATCGCTATCATGAAGAGGTCGCCAACTGGGCACTGTGGGCTATTTTCATTCTGTGCTACGAGTATCCCCCCACCAAGGTGGTGGTTGTAGAACAAAACGGCGTGGCGCTCATTCTACAATCCATGCGGAATAATCCTGTGAAGGATGTATTCCGGCACGGAATTGCAATTTTATTTGATCTTATGCGAGAACCGACGCACGCAAACGACAAGGCCGCGCCTCAAGAGAAAGTCTCGTCAGTACCGAAGCTTGATATCTGGAAGATCCGACAGTCGGCATTAGCATCTGGTCTACACGAAATCATTGTCCGTGCCATGTGTGAAAACAAAGATGCCGTCGACATCTTCATGATGAGTCAAGAAATATTGGTTGGTACCAATTATCTAGGGCCGATACCTAAGTTTGAACGGAAGACGTAG
- a CDS encoding predicted protein has protein sequence DRVKQIIVEQLGVDAEKVVPSATFVDDLGADSLDTVELIMAIEEEFDCEIPEEEAANISTVQEVMDFVDKL, from the coding sequence GACCGGGTCAAGCAAATCATTGTCGAACAATTGGGCGTCGATGCCGAAAAAGTCGTCCCCAGTGCCACTTTCGTTGACGACCTTGGTGCCGACTCTCTCGATACCGTTGAACTGATCATGGCCATTGAGGAAGAATTCGACTGCGAAATCCCGGAAGAGGAGGCCGCCAATATCTCCACCGTCCAGGAAGTTATGGACTTTGTCGATAAGCTCTAA
- a CDS encoding predicted protein, translated as MPPARGGVTMGSKLVGVAVAATVTALGVGTIYLPFIADKDRIRGLHEESDLSGGEKREYERAMAQMRSNMPNQEETAGQTPQSSSPNSNSMWKRLGDKAGQNREK; from the coding sequence ATGCCGCCTGCCCGAGGAGGAGTAACGATGGGATCCAAACTGGTTGGGGTCGCTGTGGCAGCGACCGTTACTGCTCTGGGTGTGGGAACGATATACTTGCCATTCATAGCCGACAAGGACCGGATTCGAGGTCTCCACGAAGAATCTGATTTGAGCGGAGGTGAAAAAAGGGAGTACGAACGTGCCATGGCGCAGATGCGGTCAAATATGCCAAACCAAGAAGAAACGGCCGGGCAAACGCCACAGTCATCCTCTCCGAACAGCAATTCGATGTGGAAACGATTGGGTGATAAGGCTGGACAGAATAGAGAAAAGTGA
- a CDS encoding predicted protein: MASLPAYDLSVDEIRVALTYANAAVTLQPIAIDTTKAAAPAATPAKKAAKPEEKDDFDVFGDDDEEEDEAPKESRAEMLARLKKEAEERTAKKEANQRTLVAIEIKPWDVEQDLMVLWKKITETIVQDGLKWGESCNLADVAYGIKKIQCTFVMGVSNSSDDVVEKILDMEDEVQSCEVVSMNVL; this comes from the coding sequence ATGGCATCACTTCCGGCTTACGATCTTTCCGTGGACGAGATCCGCGTCGCGTTGACGTACGCCAATGCGGCCGTCACGCTCCAGCCCATCGCGATCGACACAACGAAAGCGGCCGCTCCGGCTGCGACACCGGCTAAAAAGGCCGCCAAGCCGGAAGAGAAGGACGATTTTGATGTatttggtgacgatgacgaagaagaagacgaagctCCCAAGGAAAGCCGCGCCGAAATGTTGGCCCGtctcaaaaaggaagccgaagaaCGTACCGCCAAGAAAGAAGCCAACCAGCGTACTCTCGTCGCTATTGAAATCAAACCCTGGGACGTGGAACAGGATCTCATGGTTTTGTGGAAGAAAATCACAGAAACCATCGTACAGGATGGTCTCAAATGGGGCGAATCCTGCAATTTGGCGGATGTCGCGTACGGAATCAAAAAAATTCAGTGCACATTTGTCATGGGTGTAAGCAACTCGTCCGACGATGTTGTCGAGAAGATTCTGGACATGGAAGATGAAGTGCAGAGCTGTGAAGTTGTCTCCATGAACGTTCTTTAA
- a CDS encoding predicted protein: protein MSSFKRQISLCHFLLITLLGSESAAEAFATKAQLVPSTRARNARHHATVPVLLRSIREDSAEITKQPGSSDSGRIGFEDSAVSRYLQSKLAVTDETVGLLVLLTVPVVWGTYVPVVRFLYEIDPPIPGFVFSVCYFALASLTTLSMLAFGNTNELFRSQPTNSEPIGSLGREEDYPETSAVFDMPILGGLELGGYLFLGNCLQVVGLKTVSADTAGFLVQLTTILVPLFSAITAGNLFSVSARTWIACLIALGGITIMGIDLPERVDSLTSLLASFSTPTVVPSLAQGEYLILAAAVSYTMHVVRLGQYARYTTPLKLAAAKATVETVLSGLLVLVLVLVAGDGSSTATGVLGYAQGAGREITAFFADVQERMAEGTLATSSIQKAVGATMWAGWVSTAYVVYAQSFGQQRVGASNANLIYSLQPIFTALFARRIDPLGGLAGCLGPFDE, encoded by the exons ATGTCAAGCTTTAAGAGGCAAATATCACTGTGCCACTTTCTGCTGATTACGCTTTTGGGTTCCGAATCTGCAGCCGAAGCCTTTGCAACCAAGGCGCAGCTTGTTCCGTCGACGAGGGCACGGAACGCGCGACACCACGCCACGGTTCCAGTGCTACTACGGTCGATCCGAGAGGACTCGGCAGAAATAACCAAGCAGCCAGGATCCTCTGATAGCGGTAGGATTGGTTTTGAAGATTCCGCCGTCTCCAGGTACCTACAGTCCAAGTTGGCCGTCACGGACGAAACAGTCGGTCTTTTGGTATTGCTCACCGTTCCCGTCGTTTGGGGCACGTACGTTCCCGTGGTAAGGTTTCTGTACGAAATCGATCCACCTATTCCAGGATTTGTCTTTTCAGTTTGCTACTTTGCCTTGGCCTCGCTCACCACGCTTTCTATGCTAGCGTTTGGTAACACCAATGAATTGTTTCGTTCGCAGccaacaaattccgaaccCATTGGATCTTTGGGAAGAGAAGAGGATTACCCAGAAACGAGTGCCGTATTCGACATGCCTATCCTTGGTGGTCTAGAGCTTGGTGGTTACTTGTTTCTCGGCAACTGCTTGCAAGTAGTAGGCCTCAAGACCGTTTCGGCTGATACTGCAGGATTTTTAGTCCAGTTGACCACCATTTTGGTGCCGCTATTTTCGGCCATTACCGCCGGCAATTTGTTTTCGGTCAGTGCGCGTACGTGGATCGCGTGTTTGATTGCACTGGGAGGAATCACAATCATGGGAATAGATTTGCCGGAACGGGTCGATTCGCTGACGTCGTTACTGGCGTCGTTTTCAACCCCAACGGTAGTCCCGAGTCTCGCGCAGGGAGAGTATCTCATTTTGGCGGCCGCAGTATCGTATACCATGCATGTTGTCCGATTGGGGCAGTACGCCAGGTATACGACACCGCTCAAACTGGCCGCTGCCAAAGCTACCGTGGAAACGGTTCTAAGTGGATTGCTCGTCCtcgtgttggtgttggttGCAGGGGACGGCTCGTCGACTGCTACCGGCGTATTGGGCTACGCTCAAGGCGCCGGACGCGAAATCACCGCATTTTTTGCGGATGTGCAAGAACGGATGGCAGAGGGGACTCTGGCAACCTCCTCGATTCAAAAAGCGGTAGGTGCTACCATGTGGGCTGGTTGGGTTTCTACAGCCTACGTTGTCTACGCGCAGTCGTTCGGACAGCAGCGCGTCGGAGCATCCAATGCCAATCTGATTTATTCCCTACAACCCATCTTTACTGCGCTGTTTGC GAGGAGGATTGATCCTCTTGGCGGTCTTGCTGGTTGCCTCGGGCCCTTTGACGAATGA
- a CDS encoding predicted protein, with amino-acid sequence YSCRKCRRLLFGEKDLQDPQHLPAKHQFSARKMTHSKQVWASCQSFFLQGGLSWMTNVNETVEGKFGCPKCDTKIGTWNWSGAQCSCGTWVVPAIQVPRSKVD; translated from the coding sequence TATAGCTGTCGAAAGTGCCGTCGCTTACTTTTCGGAGAAAAAGATCTACAGGATCCTCAGCACTTGCCGGCCAAGCACCAATTCTCGGCGAGGAAAATGACGCATTCCAAGCAAGTTTGGGCAAGTTGTCAATCTTTCTTTTTACAAGGTGGTTTGTCCTGGATGACAAATGTGAACGAAACAGTGGAAGGAAAGTTCGGTTGCCCCAAATGTGATACAAAGATAGGAACGTGGAATTGGTCAGGCGCTCAATGCAGTTGCGGTACCTGGGTTGTACCGGCTATACAAGTACCTCGAAGCAAAGTCGAT